The sequence CCGGGTTACATGATGAATATCCGGCTCATCATCAACAATCAAGATGGTCCAGCAACCGGTGTTGTCTGTTTCACCTGGGCTGTCTTCTTCCAGCCAGTCATCATCCGCGCTATCTGCCATATTTCTCTCTGCGTAAGGCTTGTATATAGGCAGTGTAGAACTTATCTGCGGCTGTGAGAGTTATTTTGCGGAAGCTTATTAGTATTTAATTTTTGAATGTTAATAAGCCATGAAAAATGAAATATCCATTGATCAGACTTTAAATTTATTCTGTGCGTCACCATCTGTTTTTATATTTTGTTAAGGATTGATTATGAGCCATATGACGCCGCAGGAAATTGTTCACGAGCTGGATAAGCACATTGTTGGCCAGGCCGCTGCAAAGAAATCGGTAGCCATTGCGCTGCGTAATCGCTGGCGCAGACAGCAGGTAGCAGAGCCCTTGCGTAGCGAAATCACTCCGAAAAATATATTGATGATCGGGCCGACCGGTGTGGGTAAAACCGAAATTGCCCGTCGTCTGGCTAAATTGTCCGATGCACCCTTTATTAAAGTGGAGGCAACCAAGTTCACCGAGGTGGGCTATGTAGGTAAAGATGTAGACAGTATTGTTCGTGATCTGGTTGAGGTTGCAGTAAAACAGGTGCGGGATAAAGCCATTAGCCGTAACCGTAATCGCGCCAGTGATTCTGCTGAAGAGCGCATTCTGGATGTGCTTTTACCTCCCGGTGGCAGTGATGAATCGGACACGCGCCAGAAATTTCGCAAAATGCTGCGCGAGGGTAAATTTGATGATAAAGAAATTGAAATTGAAGTCGCAGCAGCTGTGCCAACCATGGAAGTGATGAGCCCTCCGGGCATGGAAGATTTTTCCAGCCAGATTCAGCAAATGTTTAAAGGCGCGTTTTCGGATAAAAAGAAATCGCAAAAGCTGAAAGTAGCAGAGGCGATGAAACTGCTTACTGAGGAAGAAGCAGCCAAGCTTGTGAATGAAGACGATGCAAAAACCGAAGCACTGCAGGCGGTTGAGCAAAATGGCATTGTGTTTATTGATGAGATTGATAAAGTGACCAGTCGTGCCGAGTCGGGCAGTGGTGAAGTTAGCCGCCAGGGGGTGCAGCGTGATTTGCTGCCGCTGGTAGAGGGCACAACGGTAACGACCAAATACGG comes from Iodobacter ciconiae and encodes:
- the hslU gene encoding ATP-dependent protease ATPase subunit HslU, coding for MSHMTPQEIVHELDKHIVGQAAAKKSVAIALRNRWRRQQVAEPLRSEITPKNILMIGPTGVGKTEIARRLAKLSDAPFIKVEATKFTEVGYVGKDVDSIVRDLVEVAVKQVRDKAISRNRNRASDSAEERILDVLLPPGGSDESDTRQKFRKMLREGKFDDKEIEIEVAAAVPTMEVMSPPGMEDFSSQIQQMFKGAFSDKKKSQKLKVAEAMKLLTEEEAAKLVNEDDAKTEALQAVEQNGIVFIDEIDKVTSRAESGSGEVSRQGVQRDLLPLVEGTTVTTKYGMVKTDHILFIASGAFHLAKPSDLIPELQGRFPIRVELNSLTVDDFASILTGTDACLVKQYQALLATEGVELDFTDTGVKRMAEIAWQVNESTENIGARRLYTVMERLLEEISFDAKSGRIVVDAEFVSSKLGGIAADEDLARYVL